From one Shewanella sp. GD04112 genomic stretch:
- a CDS encoding methyl-accepting chemotaxis protein — protein sequence MSNFSLRNKLLLLALFPLILTLIVLMTLSYHVEQSALADEVTAFREKLISERKTQIKEATQIAAGIVQYQLSLKEQGNVNQALRDIRFGSSGYFFIYDSQGKNLFHAVMPNLEGQNKIDMTDPRGTKIIVGLLNAAKNGDGNFSFYFQKPNTNEQIEKIGYSMMIPGTDWMLGTGVYVDDIDAVVEDYRAAAYEQMMSKSLGVLLIALILAAITAAVILLTAHRMVTPIKNMADNLNDIAKGEGDLTKRLAVKGDDEIAQLGRSFNLFVDKLQTIIGDVAHATAKVKTAANAIHDQTKVMSRQLISHNNETDQVVTAITEMSATASEVAQNTTQVAEATHAATGDVANAQRCVDASLEEISALMAQINNAASNIQSLSEQSQKINSVLSVIGGIAEQTNLLALNAAIEAARAGEQGRGFAVVADEVRNLASRTQSSTLEINEMLSELHKLVSLAVKTMEESQQSCIRSVDSSRAISESLGSVTSAVTAINDMSTQIATAATEQSSVTEEINRNVFAIQEIVNELLHSSEEAASVSQTVSQEGLNLGKLVGQFRI from the coding sequence ATGTCTAATTTCAGTTTACGTAACAAATTGCTCCTACTTGCACTGTTCCCCTTAATCCTAACTCTCATTGTACTGATGACGCTTTCTTACCATGTAGAACAGTCGGCACTTGCCGATGAGGTCACCGCATTTAGAGAAAAATTAATTAGTGAGCGTAAAACCCAAATCAAAGAAGCCACCCAAATCGCCGCAGGCATAGTGCAATACCAGCTATCGTTGAAAGAACAGGGCAATGTTAACCAAGCCCTGCGTGATATCCGCTTTGGTAGTTCGGGCTACTTCTTTATTTATGATTCACAAGGTAAAAACCTGTTCCATGCGGTCATGCCCAACCTCGAGGGGCAGAATAAAATCGATATGACCGATCCCCGCGGCACCAAGATCATTGTAGGCCTACTCAATGCCGCAAAAAACGGTGACGGTAATTTCTCGTTTTATTTCCAAAAGCCAAATACCAACGAGCAAATCGAAAAAATCGGCTACTCCATGATGATCCCAGGCACAGATTGGATGCTCGGCACAGGGGTCTATGTTGATGATATCGATGCAGTGGTTGAGGACTACCGCGCTGCCGCATATGAACAAATGATGAGTAAATCCCTTGGGGTGTTATTAATTGCGCTGATACTGGCGGCAATTACCGCCGCAGTAATCCTTTTGACAGCTCATCGCATGGTCACACCGATTAAAAATATGGCCGATAACTTAAACGATATCGCCAAAGGCGAAGGCGATTTAACCAAGCGCCTCGCGGTGAAGGGCGACGATGAAATTGCTCAACTCGGCCGCTCCTTCAACCTGTTTGTCGATAAACTGCAAACCATTATCGGCGATGTGGCCCATGCCACCGCTAAGGTCAAAACCGCGGCCAATGCGATTCATGACCAAACCAAGGTGATGTCGCGCCAGCTTATCAGCCATAACAATGAAACGGATCAAGTGGTTACCGCCATTACAGAGATGTCCGCCACCGCGAGTGAAGTGGCGCAAAATACCACCCAAGTCGCCGAAGCGACCCATGCCGCCACGGGTGATGTGGCCAATGCCCAGCGCTGCGTCGATGCCTCGTTAGAGGAGATTTCGGCACTGATGGCGCAAATCAATAATGCCGCCAGCAACATTCAATCCTTGAGTGAACAATCGCAAAAAATTAATAGTGTGCTCTCGGTGATCGGCGGCATTGCCGAGCAAACCAACCTGCTGGCATTAAACGCCGCGATTGAAGCCGCCCGCGCCGGTGAACAGGGTCGCGGCTTTGCAGTGGTGGCCGATGAGGTGCGTAACTTAGCCAGCCGCACTCAATCAAGCACATTAGAAATCAACGAGATGCTATCTGAGCTGCACAAGCTGGTGAGCTTAGCGGTTAAAACCATGGAAGAGAGTCAGCAGAGTTGTATACGCTCGGTGGATTCGTCCCGCGCCATCTCCGAAAGCTTAGGCTCAGTGACCTCGGCGGTGACCGCCATCAATGATATGAGTACCCAAATTGCCACGGCGGCGACCGAGCAAAGCTCAGTGACCGAAGAAATCAACCGCAACGTGTTCGCCATTCAAGAGATTGTAAATGAGCTGCTGCACTCCAGCGAAGAGGCGGCGAGCGTGAGCCAAACCGTGTCGCAGGAAGGACTTAACCTCGGCAAACTCGTCGGTCAATTTAGGATTTAA
- a CDS encoding ribosome recycling factor family protein, with translation MHDDISIPLPSLIHRIGREAVKRAQAIAVQKGCELKRVRRSRNWSITGQAIAIQSCCVELTAQSDIAEFAFMIKKIDSGLLQHADKLEPLGAKLVRLINQNPAITLGELMQQTQCTMSEARLARFEAEL, from the coding sequence ATGCACGATGATATTAGTATTCCCTTGCCATCACTTATCCATCGCATCGGCCGCGAGGCGGTTAAGCGGGCGCAGGCGATTGCTGTGCAAAAGGGCTGCGAGCTTAAGCGGGTGCGCCGCTCCCGTAATTGGAGCATCACAGGGCAGGCTATCGCGATTCAAAGCTGTTGCGTCGAGTTAACAGCACAGAGTGATATTGCCGAATTTGCCTTTATGATCAAAAAGATCGACAGCGGCTTATTACAACACGCCGATAAGCTTGAACCACTCGGCGCAAAATTGGTTCGCCTGATCAACCAAAACCCCGCCATTACCTTGGGCGAACTGATGCAGCAAACCCAATGCACGATGAGCGAGGCACGCCTTGCCCGCTTCGAGGCCGAACTCTAA
- a CDS encoding DUF3297 family protein yields MTDTTSQPALPDRLSVNPRSRHHVAEVFQYDVGIRVNGKERFDVEEYCISEGWVKVPSKSLDRRGQPLLLTIKGTVEAFYR; encoded by the coding sequence ATGACTGACACAACTTCACAACCCGCATTACCGGATCGTCTTTCGGTTAACCCACGCAGCCGCCACCATGTAGCTGAAGTCTTCCAATACGATGTGGGTATCCGCGTGAACGGTAAAGAACGTTTCGATGTCGAAGAATACTGCATCAGCGAAGGCTGGGTTAAAGTACCAAGCAAATCTTTAGACCGTCGCGGTCAACCTCTGCTGTTAACCATCAAAGGCACAGTAGAAGCATTTTACCGTTAA
- a CDS encoding nuclease-related domain-containing protein: protein MADFGSNLLSVVIILSSLFVGAGVLHVFLRYRDATLTLPVDREQLIRIPAYGLQKQIQDLQLDLMGYMMMGAMIFCFPFALNSIQAHIAAGKFPWMLSISALMGLSYCSFKTWKNFSKLTKLRLGHTAEIATANELIGLQALGYQVFHDVQADGFNIDHLVIGKNGVFAIETKGRHKRNKDLRQTNGNGGGSDKKGYQVFYKDGRLNFPSWTETKPIEQAERQAKWVSQWLTKATGSPVAATPALVFPGWFVTSQSKPPFPIISHKLLVGTIRKLKTQDLTQQQVDTIIYQVAQRCLSKSEVGK, encoded by the coding sequence ATGGCAGATTTCGGCAGCAATCTATTATCCGTTGTAATTATTCTATCCAGCCTATTTGTCGGAGCTGGAGTGTTGCATGTGTTTCTTCGATACCGCGATGCAACGCTAACCCTGCCCGTGGATCGTGAGCAGCTAATCCGCATTCCCGCCTATGGCTTACAAAAGCAAATCCAAGATCTGCAATTAGATTTAATGGGTTACATGATGATGGGAGCCATGATTTTTTGCTTCCCCTTTGCACTCAACAGCATTCAAGCACATATCGCAGCAGGCAAATTCCCTTGGATGTTAAGTATTTCTGCGTTAATGGGCTTAAGCTATTGCAGCTTTAAAACGTGGAAAAACTTTTCCAAACTCACCAAATTACGCCTAGGGCATACGGCCGAAATCGCCACCGCCAATGAACTGATTGGCTTACAAGCCTTGGGTTATCAAGTGTTTCACGATGTACAAGCCGACGGCTTTAATATCGACCACCTCGTCATCGGCAAAAATGGCGTATTCGCCATTGAAACCAAAGGCCGCCATAAGCGCAATAAAGACCTACGCCAAACCAATGGCAATGGCGGAGGCTCTGACAAAAAAGGCTATCAAGTATTTTATAAAGACGGGCGCTTAAACTTCCCCTCATGGACTGAAACCAAACCCATAGAACAGGCCGAACGTCAGGCCAAGTGGGTCAGCCAATGGTTAACCAAAGCCACAGGCTCCCCCGTCGCCGCCACCCCAGCCCTAGTATTCCCCGGCTGGTTTGTCACCAGTCAATCGAAACCACCGTTCCCGATTATCAGCCACAAACTTCTAGTCGGAACGATCCGGAAACTGAAAACCCAAGATCTTACCCAGCAACAGGTCGACACCATCATCTACCAAGTCGCCCAAAGATGTCTAAGTAAAAGCGAGGTTGGGAAATGA
- the gcvP gene encoding aminomethyl-transferring glycine dehydrogenase: MTKQTLTQLEQHDLFLRRHIGPDSSQQQEMLNYVGAESLDDLTAQIVPESIRLSQELSIGDSCGEAEGIAYIRGLAKQNQVFKSYIGMGYYGTQVPNVILRNVFENPGWYTAYTPYQPEIAQGRLEAILNFQQVSMDLTGLDLASASLLDEATAAAEAMALAKRVSKAKKANIFFVADDVFPQTLDVVKTRAECFGFEVVVGPAHEAVNHELFGALFQYSNRFGQITDFTDLFAELRAKNVIVTVAADIMALVLLKSPGAMGADVVFGSAQRFGVPMGFGGPHAAFFVARDEHKRSMPGRIIGVSKDTRGNRALRMAMQTREQHIRREKANSNICTAQILLANMASFYAVFHGPQGLKTIASRINRFTDILAAGLQAKGVSLVNNTWFDTISIKGLDVAAVNARALAAEMNLRFDADGIVGVSLDETTIRTDIEALFDVILGAGHGLDVAALDAQIVAQGSQSIPASLVREDAILSHPTFNRYQSETEMMRYIKRLESKDLALNYSMISLGSCTMKLNAAVEMLPVSWPEFANMHPFCPLGQAKGYTQLIEELSSWLVNVTGYDAVCIQPNSGAQGEYAGLLAIRKYHESRGEAHRNICLIPQSAHGTNPASAQLAGMQVVVTACDKQGNVDLEDLKAKAAEVAENLSCIMITYPSTHGVYEESIREICNIVHQHGGQVYLDGANMNAQVGLTSPGFIGADVSHLNLHKTFAIPHGGGGPGMGPIGVKAHLAPFVAGHVVVKPGRESDNNGAVSAAPYGSAGILPISWMYIKLLGSNGLKKSTQTALLNANYVMKKLSEHYPVLFRGRNDRVAHECIIDLRPIKEASGVTEMDIAKRLNDYGFHAPTMSFPVAGTLMIEPTESESKVELDRFIDAMVSIRAEIAKVEAGEWPADNNPLHNAPHTMADIMDPAFDSRPYSREVAVFPSAAVRTNKFWPTVNRIDDVYGDRNLFCACVPMEDYE, encoded by the coding sequence ATGACCAAGCAAACCCTCACTCAGTTAGAACAGCACGATTTATTCTTACGTCGCCATATCGGCCCGGATAGCAGCCAACAACAAGAAATGTTGAACTACGTTGGTGCTGAGTCTCTGGACGATCTGACTGCGCAAATCGTGCCTGAGTCGATCCGTTTAAGCCAAGAGTTGAGCATTGGTGATTCCTGCGGCGAAGCCGAAGGCATTGCTTACATTCGTGGTTTAGCCAAACAAAACCAAGTCTTCAAAAGCTACATTGGTATGGGTTACTACGGTACCCAAGTACCTAATGTGATTTTACGTAACGTCTTCGAAAATCCAGGTTGGTACACGGCGTACACGCCCTATCAGCCAGAGATTGCTCAAGGCCGTTTAGAAGCCATTCTAAACTTCCAACAAGTGTCTATGGATTTAACCGGTTTAGATTTAGCCTCTGCTTCACTGCTGGACGAAGCGACTGCTGCCGCCGAAGCGATGGCGCTGGCTAAGCGTGTGTCTAAAGCCAAAAAAGCCAACATCTTCTTCGTAGCCGATGACGTATTCCCACAAACCTTAGACGTAGTGAAGACTCGCGCTGAGTGTTTTGGTTTTGAAGTGGTGGTAGGTCCTGCCCATGAAGCAGTAAACCACGAACTGTTTGGTGCCCTGTTCCAGTATTCAAACCGTTTCGGTCAAATCACTGACTTCACAGACTTATTCGCCGAATTACGCGCGAAAAACGTGATTGTGACTGTGGCTGCCGACATCATGGCATTAGTGTTACTCAAGTCACCGGGTGCCATGGGCGCCGACGTGGTCTTCGGTAGCGCGCAGCGTTTCGGTGTGCCGATGGGCTTTGGTGGTCCACACGCGGCCTTCTTCGTGGCCCGTGACGAGCACAAACGCTCTATGCCTGGCCGTATCATCGGTGTGTCAAAGGACACCCGTGGTAACCGCGCACTGCGTATGGCGATGCAAACTCGTGAGCAACATATCCGCCGCGAAAAAGCCAACTCAAACATTTGTACCGCGCAAATTCTGTTAGCGAACATGGCGTCTTTCTACGCCGTATTCCACGGCCCACAAGGCCTGAAAACCATCGCATCACGCATCAACCGCTTCACCGATATCTTAGCCGCTGGCCTACAAGCTAAAGGCGTGAGCTTAGTGAACAACACTTGGTTCGATACCATCAGCATCAAAGGCTTAGACGTTGCAGCAGTCAATGCTCGCGCGCTGGCCGCTGAAATGAACCTGCGTTTCGATGCTGACGGCATCGTTGGCGTGAGCTTAGATGAAACCACTATCCGCACCGATATCGAAGCCCTGTTCGATGTGATTTTAGGTGCTGGCCATGGCTTAGACGTTGCCGCATTAGATGCACAAATCGTGGCGCAAGGTAGCCAATCGATCCCAGCCTCTTTAGTGCGTGAAGATGCGATCCTGAGCCACCCAACCTTCAATCGCTACCAAAGCGAAACCGAGATGATGCGTTATATCAAGCGTCTCGAAAGCAAAGACTTAGCACTGAACTACTCAATGATTTCATTGGGTTCATGCACCATGAAGTTAAACGCTGCGGTTGAAATGCTGCCTGTGAGCTGGCCAGAATTTGCTAACATGCACCCATTCTGCCCACTGGGTCAAGCCAAGGGTTACACTCAACTGATTGAAGAACTGTCTTCATGGTTAGTGAATGTCACAGGTTATGATGCCGTGTGTATCCAACCTAACTCTGGCGCACAGGGTGAATACGCGGGTCTGCTGGCGATTCGTAAATACCACGAGTCTCGCGGCGAAGCCCACAGAAACATCTGCTTAATCCCACAATCTGCCCACGGCACTAACCCAGCATCTGCGCAATTAGCTGGTATGCAAGTGGTTGTGACTGCCTGTGACAAGCAAGGTAACGTGGATTTAGAAGATCTGAAGGCCAAAGCGGCTGAAGTGGCAGAAAACCTGTCATGTATCATGATCACTTACCCATCGACCCACGGTGTGTACGAAGAATCTATCCGCGAAATCTGCAACATAGTGCACCAGCACGGTGGTCAAGTGTACTTGGACGGCGCCAACATGAACGCCCAAGTTGGCTTAACCTCACCAGGCTTTATTGGTGCCGACGTATCGCACCTTAACCTGCACAAAACCTTCGCAATTCCACACGGCGGCGGTGGTCCAGGTATGGGCCCAATCGGTGTGAAAGCACACTTAGCACCGTTCGTCGCGGGTCACGTAGTAGTGAAACCAGGCCGCGAAAGCGATAACAACGGTGCAGTATCGGCAGCGCCATACGGCAGTGCTGGCATTCTGCCAATCAGCTGGATGTACATTAAGCTGCTCGGTTCAAACGGCCTGAAAAAGTCGACTCAAACCGCGCTGTTAAACGCTAACTACGTGATGAAGAAGCTGTCTGAACACTACCCAGTACTGTTCCGTGGCCGTAACGATCGCGTTGCGCACGAATGTATTATCGACCTGCGTCCAATCAAAGAAGCCTCTGGCGTGACCGAAATGGATATCGCTAAGCGTCTGAATGACTACGGTTTCCACGCGCCAACCATGAGCTTCCCAGTAGCGGGCACGCTGATGATTGAGCCAACCGAATCTGAGTCTAAGGTTGAACTGGACCGCTTTATCGACGCTATGGTGTCAATCCGCGCCGAAATCGCTAAAGTTGAAGCCGGTGAGTGGCCAGCGGACAACAACCCGCTGCACAATGCGCCACACACTATGGCCGATATTATGGATCCAGCGTTTGATTCACGCCCATACAGCCGTGAAGTGGCCGTGTTCCCAAGTGCCGCGGTGCGTACTAACAAGTTCTGGCCAACCGTGAACCGTATTGATGACGTGTACGGCGACCGTAATTTGTTCTGTGCATGTGTGCCGATGGAAGACTACGAATAA